The Cystobacter fuscus DSM 2262 genome includes a region encoding these proteins:
- a CDS encoding 2OG-Fe(II) oxygenase: MSVATFEEGPLSGPSFFLSRTALRSLALAHRDTYGAARPYPHVVIDGFLGARLASGLAGVFPGASEANWMRRDYQEQAARLGQLQRKAFEGVHGALRHLLSEFSSMSFLDFLESLTGVQGLIADPHFRGAGLHLTLRGGHLALHADFNRDRYRGLSRRLTVLYYLNPDWEPAWGGDLELWNAELSRCETRIAPLLDRLVVMAHGDDHWHGHPSPLACPEGRGRAAVAAYFYTAQASSDAPDAHGAIWAPARSS, translated from the coding sequence GTGAGCGTCGCGACCTTCGAAGAAGGCCCCTTGTCGGGTCCGAGCTTCTTCCTTTCCCGTACGGCGCTCCGCTCGCTCGCGCTGGCCCATCGTGACACCTACGGCGCCGCACGGCCCTATCCTCACGTCGTCATCGATGGCTTCCTGGGCGCGCGACTCGCGTCCGGACTGGCAGGGGTCTTCCCGGGCGCATCCGAGGCCAACTGGATGCGGCGCGATTACCAGGAACAGGCGGCGCGCCTGGGACAGCTTCAGCGCAAGGCGTTCGAAGGTGTGCACGGAGCGCTGCGACACCTGCTCTCGGAGTTCTCGAGCATGTCGTTCCTCGACTTCCTGGAGTCACTCACCGGAGTTCAGGGGCTCATCGCGGATCCTCATTTCCGGGGTGCCGGGCTGCACCTCACGCTTCGTGGGGGTCATCTGGCACTTCACGCGGACTTCAACCGTGATCGCTACCGTGGGCTCTCGCGGCGGCTCACCGTCCTCTACTACCTCAACCCCGATTGGGAACCCGCCTGGGGTGGCGACCTCGAGCTGTGGAATGCCGAGCTCTCCAGGTGCGAGACCCGAATCGCTCCGCTCCTCGATCGGCTGGTGGTGATGGCCCATGGCGATGACCACTGGCATGGCCACCCATCCCCGCTGGCGTGTCCGGAGGGACGTGGTCGAGCCGCGGTCGCGGCCTACTTCTATACGGCGCAAGCGTCCTCGGACGCGCCGGATGCCCACGGCGCCATCTGGGCGCCAGCGCGCTCCTCGTAA
- the eutB gene encoding ethanolamine ammonia-lyase subunit EutB, whose translation MKTMYRMEPRRAPPRVLALALEGRRGPPIALLGSQEEDHPSAPPPGVYIPSVDAGESVFGYLARTRGGFDLPLYRQLIGAANEHKEGDEAAGLAAADATSRANARLLLRATRLGELRAHPLFADGLFTLIEQGVDPARAATLDGWKMSDLVDFLLDQPEEAIKSCMTGLSSDLIACVVKLLSNEALIAVSRKVFNPLPGSKVGARGYLGARLQPNSPTDHPDDIRWQVFNGWAFAVGDVVLGTNPVSSEVESVRTVENVLRDTLETFGLAEVMPHCVLSHIDIQAEVEKREPGSTALWFQSLGGTEGANQTFDITLAKMLAHAAKRTGRYGLYFETGQGADGTNGHGEGFDMVVHESRKYGFARVLQQCVARARRGAGEPAAPWVHLNDVAGFIGPEVFRTREQLVRCCLEDLVMGKLHGLTIGLDVCSTLHMEVDLDDLDWCLEQLMPANPAYLMALPTKNDPMLNYLTTAFQDHVRLRERFGYKVDDRMWAFFQRLGVIDEGGRPTEHFGDPTWVYLQYRRHKGDVRSNEDILAEGRARMVEVRARGVWLAEGHGASAWELNPPLEHEIRALYEDAKKSLFAELPGTFTDTLPGAVAVATRSKDRVDYILHPPSGEQLSKSSLASLRALRDAQAGQYDVQLVISDGLNAWALTDEGHLAPYLERVRTELTAAGYKVAPQPIVVTRGRVRAGYHIGEVLFGSLPDKRSHRALLHLIGERPGSGHHAYSVYITAPTVGTWAREGLVDHDITRVVSGIADTALTPSTAAVATVNILQQLAPWRAHH comes from the coding sequence ATGAAGACGATGTATCGGATGGAGCCTCGGCGTGCGCCGCCACGAGTCCTCGCTCTGGCGCTCGAGGGACGACGCGGCCCGCCAATCGCTCTCCTGGGGAGTCAGGAGGAGGACCACCCGTCCGCGCCCCCGCCGGGCGTATACATCCCCTCGGTGGATGCGGGGGAGAGCGTTTTCGGCTACCTCGCGCGCACCCGAGGTGGCTTCGACTTGCCCCTCTACCGGCAGCTCATCGGCGCGGCCAACGAGCACAAGGAGGGCGACGAGGCCGCGGGACTGGCCGCCGCGGATGCCACCTCGCGCGCCAATGCACGACTCCTGCTGCGCGCTACCCGCCTCGGCGAGCTGCGCGCCCACCCGCTCTTCGCGGATGGTCTCTTCACGCTCATCGAGCAGGGCGTGGACCCGGCGAGGGCCGCCACCCTCGACGGCTGGAAGATGAGCGACCTCGTGGACTTCCTCCTCGACCAACCGGAGGAGGCCATCAAGTCCTGCATGACCGGGCTGAGCAGCGACCTCATCGCCTGCGTGGTGAAGCTGCTGAGCAACGAGGCGCTCATCGCCGTCAGCCGCAAGGTCTTCAACCCGCTGCCAGGCAGCAAGGTGGGCGCCAGGGGCTACCTGGGCGCGCGCCTCCAACCCAACTCGCCCACGGACCACCCGGACGACATTCGCTGGCAGGTCTTCAACGGCTGGGCCTTCGCCGTGGGGGACGTGGTGCTGGGCACCAACCCCGTCTCCAGCGAGGTGGAGTCCGTGCGCACGGTGGAGAACGTGCTGCGCGACACCCTGGAGACGTTCGGCCTCGCGGAGGTGATGCCCCACTGCGTGCTGTCCCACATCGACATCCAGGCCGAGGTGGAGAAGCGGGAGCCCGGCTCCACGGCTCTGTGGTTCCAGAGCCTCGGCGGCACCGAGGGCGCCAACCAGACGTTCGACATCACCCTGGCCAAGATGCTGGCGCACGCGGCGAAGCGCACCGGCAGGTATGGCCTGTACTTCGAGACGGGCCAGGGCGCCGACGGCACCAACGGCCACGGCGAGGGCTTCGACATGGTGGTGCACGAGTCGCGCAAGTACGGCTTCGCGCGTGTGCTCCAGCAGTGCGTGGCCCGGGCGCGGCGCGGGGCTGGTGAACCCGCCGCGCCCTGGGTGCACCTCAACGACGTCGCCGGCTTCATCGGCCCCGAGGTGTTCCGCACCCGCGAGCAGCTCGTGCGCTGCTGCCTCGAGGATCTCGTCATGGGCAAGCTGCATGGCCTGACGATTGGCCTCGACGTCTGCTCCACCCTGCACATGGAGGTCGACCTGGATGACCTCGACTGGTGCCTGGAGCAGCTCATGCCGGCCAACCCGGCCTACCTCATGGCGCTGCCCACCAAGAACGACCCGATGCTCAACTACCTGACCACGGCGTTCCAGGACCACGTCCGCCTGCGCGAGCGGTTCGGCTACAAGGTGGATGACCGGATGTGGGCCTTCTTCCAGCGGCTCGGCGTCATCGACGAGGGCGGCAGACCCACCGAGCACTTCGGCGACCCCACCTGGGTGTACCTCCAGTACCGGAGGCACAAGGGCGACGTGCGCTCGAACGAGGACATCCTCGCGGAGGGTCGGGCGCGGATGGTGGAGGTGCGCGCGCGGGGTGTGTGGCTCGCCGAGGGCCACGGCGCCAGCGCGTGGGAACTCAACCCTCCACTGGAGCACGAAATCCGCGCCCTCTACGAGGACGCGAAGAAGAGCCTCTTCGCCGAGTTGCCTGGAACCTTCACCGATACCCTGCCCGGTGCGGTGGCGGTGGCCACCCGCTCCAAGGATCGCGTGGACTACATCCTCCACCCGCCCTCGGGAGAGCAGCTCTCCAAGTCCTCACTGGCCTCGCTGCGGGCGCTACGGGACGCGCAGGCGGGCCAGTACGACGTGCAACTCGTCATCTCGGATGGGCTCAACGCCTGGGCGCTCACGGACGAGGGGCACCTCGCGCCCTACCTGGAGCGGGTGCGCACGGAGCTGACGGCCGCGGGCTACAAGGTGGCGCCCCAGCCCATCGTGGTGACGCGGGGACGGGTACGCGCCGGCTACCACATTGGCGAGGTGCTGTTCGGCTCGCTGCCGGACAAGCGTTCGCACCGGGCCCTCCTGCACCTCATCGGAGAGCGGCCCGGGTCGGGGCACCATGCCTACTCCGTCTACATCACCGCGCCCACGGTGGGCACCTGGGCGCGAGAGGGTCTGGTGGACCACGACATCACCCGCGTAGTGTCCGGTATCGCGGACACGGCGCTCACCCCTTCCACCGCTGCGGTGGCCACGGTGAACATCCTCCAGCAACTCGCTCCGTGGCGCGCGCATCATTGA
- a CDS encoding alpha/beta fold hydrolase, producing the protein MKHKDPTMVTVPGPVGRLMATTEGDGGIPVLFVHDLAADRTHWAETQHGLATRSVSFDLRGLGESGGAHGPFGVEAAVEDVAAVADALLPQKFVLVGHGFGAAVAGAFSAYYPERLAGLLYVEAAGDLRRVPKADADAWLENFSGAKYGAFHEHWLTPLLLNAKETTRGLVMKTLRTSRREAIAGNLASLYSHDPNEAFERFTGPTHALVAATGPETLVAQRPTLSRSVLPHASHFLMLDSPQWFHTELVRFLGHCKPHP; encoded by the coding sequence ATGAAGCACAAGGACCCGACGATGGTGACCGTCCCCGGACCGGTGGGACGATTGATGGCGACAACCGAAGGAGACGGCGGCATCCCCGTCCTCTTCGTGCATGACCTCGCCGCCGACCGGACGCACTGGGCGGAGACGCAGCACGGCCTGGCGACCCGCAGCGTCTCTTTCGATCTGCGCGGGCTGGGCGAGAGCGGCGGCGCCCATGGCCCCTTTGGCGTGGAAGCGGCGGTGGAGGATGTCGCCGCCGTCGCCGACGCGCTCCTCCCCCAGAAGTTCGTCCTGGTGGGCCACGGCTTCGGCGCCGCGGTGGCCGGCGCCTTCTCCGCGTACTACCCCGAGCGGCTCGCCGGGCTCCTCTACGTCGAGGCGGCGGGAGATCTCCGCCGCGTCCCGAAGGCCGACGCGGACGCCTGGCTCGAGAACTTCAGCGGAGCGAAGTATGGCGCCTTCCACGAGCACTGGCTCACGCCGCTGCTCCTCAATGCGAAGGAGACGACGCGCGGGCTGGTGATGAAGACGCTACGTACCTCGCGCCGGGAGGCCATCGCCGGTAACCTGGCGTCGCTCTACAGCCACGACCCGAACGAGGCCTTCGAGCGCTTCACGGGACCCACCCACGCGCTGGTGGCGGCCACCGGCCCGGAGACGCTGGTGGCCCAGCGGCCCACGCTCTCCCGCTCCGTGCTGCCGCACGCGAGTCACTTCCTGATGCTGGACTCGCCCCAGTGGTTCCACACGGAGCTGGTCCGCTTCCTCGGCCACTGCAAGCCTCACCCCTGA
- a CDS encoding sensor histidine kinase, producing MAVDLHEEEQEIVLVVTNQGTPIPESLLPHVFDPFRRAADSSRQGLGLGLYIAQQIVLAHGGSITASSSPDAGTTSSVRLPRGSVPS from the coding sequence GTGGCGGTGGACCTCCACGAGGAGGAGCAGGAGATCGTCCTCGTGGTGACGAACCAGGGCACGCCCATCCCCGAGTCGCTGCTGCCCCATGTCTTCGATCCCTTCCGCCGCGCCGCGGACAGCTCGCGCCAGGGGTTGGGCTTGGGGCTCTACATCGCGCAGCAGATCGTCCTGGCCCACGGCGGCTCCATCACCGCGAGCTCCAGCCCGGACGCGGGCACGACCTCCTCCGTGCGGCTGCCCCGCGGCTCCGTCCCGTCCTGA
- a CDS encoding BNR repeat domain protein, whose amino-acid sequence MGLLGLCLMMGCIPPEEWGTEDAGPSRIEAALTPPPLGHEQVAAGAAHSLMLRSDGTVWAWGDNTYGQLGDGTGITQRLPVRVQSLDSVVALAVGYQHSLALRSDGTVWAWGDNFFGQLGDGSDAQSQVPIQVWSLNGVVAIAAGDHHSLALLSDGSVWAWGYNAHGQLGDDTTVASPLPVQVQGLSGVVALSAGSTHSLAVLSDGKVKAWGDNYYGQLGDGSSTERWTPVLVSSLTGVKSVVAGTFHSLALCSDGTVRAWGENGSGQLGISSTTRRPVPVVVPGLTNVQALAAGSAHSLALRSDGTVRAWGNNDHGQVGNGTISQQLTPVQVPGVGRMKSIAAGGAHSLAMRADGITWAWGDDSQGQLGDGQSSQQLRPARVLGQRIRMPLGTGNRHSLALHADGTVWAWGVNTAGQLGDGTDLPRTLPVQVPGLAGVHTLSATTSHSLAARADGTVWAWGDNAFGQLGDGTTTQRLLPVQVPGLAGVDTVSSMHQHSLAVSRDGTVWAWGFNGSGRLGDGTTLSRLTPVQVPGLSSMVAVAAGSTHSLALRADGTVWAWGDNSNGALGDGTTLRRLSPVQVPGLSGVVALAAGNGYSLAVDAQGSVWAWGYNGMGQLGDGTTTPRVTPTQAPALSGVVALAAGDSHSLALRADGVAWAWGGNDQGQLGDATTLERSTPAAVPGLAHVVALAAGNAHSLVLHADGTSSSWGNNAYGQLGDGTSTLHPVPVQVPGPSAMKGVAAGGSHSLAVRSDGTVWAWGNNGSGELGDGTGLQRPRPVQVQGLGSAVAVSAGTNHSLAVQSDGTVWAWGGNSQGQLGDGTGITRYVPVRVSGLNGVMAVSAGSAHSLALRSDGTVWAWGYNFYGQLGDATSTQRLVPIQVPGLTGVVSIAAGTHHSLAVRSDGTVWAWGYNFYGQLGDGTKIQRSPPVQVPGLAGMVSVAAGTYHSLAVHSNGTVWAWGYNNHGQLGDGTTTQRLLPVPISSSSGVIAAAANWHSLVVRTDGTVWGWGSNNASQLGDGSTSDRKMPTPSSVPNGVRSISSGANHSLALRSDGTVWAWGFGNSGQLGDGVMSMRLVPAGVSGF is encoded by the coding sequence ATGGGTCTGCTGGGTTTATGTCTGATGATGGGGTGCATCCCTCCAGAGGAGTGGGGCACGGAGGACGCGGGGCCTTCGAGGATTGAAGCCGCGTTGACTCCGCCGCCGCTCGGGCACGAGCAGGTCGCGGCCGGCGCCGCCCATTCGCTGATGTTGCGCTCCGACGGCACGGTGTGGGCCTGGGGCGACAACACCTATGGCCAGTTGGGCGATGGCACGGGCATCACCCAGCGCCTCCCCGTGCGGGTGCAGTCCCTCGACAGCGTGGTGGCCCTGGCGGTCGGCTACCAGCACTCGTTGGCCCTGCGCTCCGACGGCACGGTGTGGGCATGGGGCGACAACTTCTTCGGCCAGTTGGGGGATGGCTCGGATGCCCAGAGCCAGGTACCCATCCAGGTGTGGAGCTTGAACGGCGTGGTGGCCATCGCCGCTGGTGACCATCACTCGCTGGCCCTGCTCTCCGATGGCTCCGTGTGGGCCTGGGGCTACAACGCCCATGGCCAGCTGGGCGATGACACCACCGTGGCGAGCCCGCTGCCCGTGCAGGTCCAGGGCCTCTCCGGTGTCGTGGCCCTCTCCGCCGGCAGCACCCACTCCCTGGCCGTGCTCTCCGACGGGAAGGTCAAGGCCTGGGGCGACAACTACTACGGCCAACTGGGCGACGGCTCCAGCACCGAGCGTTGGACGCCCGTGCTCGTGTCGAGCCTCACCGGGGTGAAGTCCGTCGTCGCTGGCACCTTCCACTCGCTGGCCCTGTGCTCCGACGGCACGGTGCGTGCCTGGGGAGAGAATGGCTCCGGCCAGCTGGGAATCAGCTCCACCACCCGGCGTCCGGTGCCCGTCGTGGTGCCCGGGCTCACCAACGTCCAAGCCCTCGCGGCCGGCAGTGCCCACTCGCTGGCCCTGCGCTCCGACGGCACGGTGCGCGCATGGGGCAACAACGACCATGGCCAGGTGGGCAATGGCACCATCAGCCAGCAACTGACACCGGTCCAGGTGCCGGGAGTGGGCCGCATGAAGAGCATCGCGGCGGGAGGAGCCCACTCACTGGCCATGCGCGCTGACGGAATCACGTGGGCATGGGGTGATGACTCCCAGGGCCAGCTCGGCGATGGCCAGTCGAGCCAGCAGCTCAGGCCGGCGCGCGTGCTGGGCCAGCGGATCCGAATGCCCCTGGGGACCGGAAACCGCCACTCCCTGGCGTTGCACGCGGACGGCACGGTGTGGGCCTGGGGCGTCAACACCGCGGGCCAGTTGGGGGATGGGACGGACCTGCCACGCACCTTGCCCGTCCAGGTGCCCGGCCTGGCGGGCGTGCACACCCTGTCCGCGACCACGAGCCACTCACTGGCGGCGCGCGCGGACGGCACAGTGTGGGCCTGGGGTGACAACGCCTTCGGACAACTGGGCGATGGGACCACCACCCAGCGCCTGCTGCCCGTCCAGGTGCCGGGCCTGGCCGGAGTGGATACCGTGTCCTCCATGCACCAGCACTCGCTGGCCGTAAGCAGGGACGGCACGGTGTGGGCCTGGGGCTTCAACGGCTCTGGCCGGCTCGGGGATGGGACGACCCTCTCGCGTCTGACTCCAGTCCAGGTCCCGGGGCTGAGCAGCATGGTGGCCGTCGCGGCGGGGAGCACCCACTCGCTGGCGCTGCGCGCGGATGGAACGGTGTGGGCCTGGGGTGACAACTCCAACGGCGCGCTGGGAGATGGAACGACCCTCCGGCGGCTGTCTCCTGTCCAGGTGCCGGGCCTGAGCGGCGTCGTGGCCCTCGCGGCGGGCAATGGCTACTCGCTGGCCGTGGACGCGCAGGGGAGCGTGTGGGCCTGGGGCTACAACGGCATGGGCCAGCTGGGTGATGGGACGACGACGCCCCGCGTGACGCCGACCCAGGCGCCGGCCCTGAGCGGCGTCGTGGCCCTCGCGGCGGGCGACTCCCACTCGCTGGCGTTGCGCGCGGACGGAGTGGCGTGGGCGTGGGGCGGCAACGACCAGGGGCAGCTCGGCGATGCCACCACCCTCGAGCGCTCGACGCCCGCCGCGGTGCCGGGCCTGGCCCACGTGGTGGCCCTCGCGGCCGGAAACGCCCACTCCCTGGTGCTGCACGCCGATGGCACCTCCTCCTCATGGGGCAACAACGCGTACGGCCAGCTGGGGGATGGGACGTCCACGCTTCACCCGGTGCCCGTCCAGGTGCCGGGCCCGAGCGCGATGAAAGGCGTCGCGGCCGGGGGCTCCCACTCCCTGGCGGTGCGCTCGGACGGAACGGTGTGGGCCTGGGGCAACAACGGCTCCGGTGAGCTCGGGGATGGAACGGGCCTTCAACGCCCGCGGCCCGTCCAGGTGCAGGGCCTAGGTTCCGCGGTGGCTGTCTCGGCGGGAACCAACCACAGCCTGGCGGTGCAGTCGGACGGGACGGTGTGGGCCTGGGGCGGCAACTCCCAGGGCCAGCTCGGCGATGGGACGGGAATCACCCGCTACGTCCCGGTCCGGGTGTCGGGCCTGAACGGCGTCATGGCCGTCTCCGCTGGGAGCGCCCACAGTCTGGCCTTGCGCTCGGATGGGACGGTGTGGGCCTGGGGCTACAACTTCTATGGCCAGCTGGGCGATGCGACGTCCACCCAGCGCCTGGTGCCCATCCAGGTGCCGGGCCTGACCGGCGTGGTGTCCATCGCGGCGGGCACCCACCACTCCCTGGCGGTGCGCTCGGACGGGACGGTGTGGGCTTGGGGCTACAACTTCTATGGCCAGCTGGGCGATGGGACGAAGATCCAACGCTCGCCGCCCGTCCAGGTGCCGGGCCTGGCTGGCATGGTGTCCGTCGCGGCGGGCACCTACCACTCCCTGGCGGTGCACTCGAACGGGACGGTGTGGGCCTGGGGTTACAACAACCACGGCCAGCTGGGCGATGGGACCACCACCCAGCGCCTGCTGCCCGTGCCCATCTCCAGCTCCAGCGGCGTGATCGCCGCCGCCGCGAACTGGCACTCCCTGGTGGTGCGCACGGACGGGACGGTGTGGGGCTGGGGGAGCAACAACGCCAGCCAGCTGGGGGATGGAAGCACCAGCGATCGCAAGATGCCCACCCCGTCGTCCGTCCCGAACGGCGTGAGGTCCATCTCCTCCGGCGCCAACCACTCCCTGGCGTTGCGCTCGGATGGAACGGTGTGGGCCTGGGGCTTCGGCAACTCCGGCCAGCTCGGGGATGGAGTCATGTCCATGCGCCTGGTGCCAGCGGGTGTGTCCGGCTTCTGA
- a CDS encoding S8 family serine peptidase, producing the protein MMERIRMGHVATAAGLVGLATLVLLLPGCERSPGGAPREPVHPEMSVERGYVEGELLVRFREPAQAGALAALEAAPGARIVHSYESLPGLRVIRLPRGADMEQALAAYQRDPRVLYAGRNAIYSIDSTPRTPGDPLFGGLWGMNNTGQDGGSAGADIGAPQAWGLTTGSSEVVLALIDSGMDYTHPDLAANVWWNPGEIPGNGRDDDANGYVDDVHGINAITGTGDPLDDGNHGTHVAGILGAAGDNGLGVTGVNWNVKLIACKFLDKTGNGAESDALKCMDYLWRLKTRAQHPVHIVATNNSWSCRSQSCNSDPMRQAIQKHLGAGMLFVAAAGNVNANIDVAESWPAKHQLPNMLVVAATDRKDARWNLSSYGRHTVHLGAPGVDILSTVPGNAYQSFNGTSMAAPHVTGVAGLLATQDPTRDWKAIRNLLLAGGRAIPGLSGVTLTGRRLRAWGPEGSGALNCEGQSVTQRMKPVVSAGRIATVVGFPISLAVLNIRCAEPAGAVSVDVSGSAETTLPLGDEGEAEDLAAGDGIYSGRFTPTTPGTYTLTFPGGESIAVDVFNHYGPARQQPSTYEVMTEANTHVVGASDETTSILSTPFPIRFAGMTPGFSTLYVNSNGYITFAPVPSASGNTPLPSTFFPSALLPLWQNLEVPGVEPSGLYHETLGTSPHRKFVIEWRDVAISPIFPTQPLKFQVVFFEDSSDIAFNYANVFYGDEEFPELDNGASATVGIQLLPTVVQQYSYLEPKLNNGTSLLFRTLASSNVLEVTAPVLTTSSPKEGTPVTLQASFSTPNASDGPWTVEWNCQHQGGVFVAESEQSHPEPGPVTQSCHYSAQGTYTVALRVTSRSGEHSEVQSTTFDVADVSPRILSFTATPQSGAESLEVRFTVEATTGAANGQVDAVVDYQWDFDGDGTFDTVTTAPQAQHLYDDNPATGSTFRAKVRVRDPDSATDAVLPVTVTNAPPVITPITSQKAVCGTEYTLQLSASDPGRDTLSFALNQSPSGMTITPTGLIRWTPNLSQNQCGWWQKSQSHDVKVDVSDGDGATTRAEFKVQAFKPASSF; encoded by the coding sequence ATGATGGAGCGCATTCGCATGGGGCACGTGGCAACAGCGGCGGGCCTCGTGGGACTGGCCACGCTGGTCCTGCTGCTGCCAGGGTGTGAGCGGTCACCCGGAGGTGCTCCCCGGGAGCCCGTGCACCCGGAGATGTCCGTGGAGCGTGGGTATGTGGAGGGGGAGCTCCTGGTCCGGTTCCGGGAGCCAGCCCAGGCGGGCGCGTTGGCCGCGCTCGAGGCCGCCCCGGGTGCGCGGATCGTCCATTCCTACGAGTCCCTGCCAGGCCTGCGGGTCATCCGCCTGCCCAGGGGCGCGGACATGGAGCAGGCCCTCGCCGCCTACCAGCGGGATCCCCGCGTGCTCTACGCCGGGCGCAATGCCATCTACTCCATCGACAGCACGCCACGGACGCCGGGGGATCCACTCTTCGGTGGACTCTGGGGAATGAACAACACGGGTCAGGACGGAGGCTCCGCGGGCGCGGACATCGGAGCCCCCCAGGCCTGGGGTCTCACGACCGGCAGCAGCGAGGTCGTCCTGGCGTTGATCGACAGCGGCATGGACTACACCCACCCGGATCTGGCCGCCAACGTGTGGTGGAATCCCGGGGAAATCCCTGGCAACGGCCGCGATGATGACGCCAATGGCTATGTCGACGACGTGCATGGCATCAACGCCATCACGGGCACGGGCGATCCCCTGGATGATGGCAACCACGGGACGCACGTGGCGGGCATCCTGGGCGCGGCGGGCGACAACGGTCTGGGCGTCACGGGAGTCAACTGGAACGTCAAGCTCATCGCCTGCAAGTTCCTCGACAAGACGGGCAACGGGGCGGAGTCGGACGCGCTCAAGTGCATGGACTATCTCTGGCGCCTGAAGACACGCGCGCAGCATCCGGTCCACATCGTGGCGACCAACAACTCCTGGAGCTGCCGGTCGCAATCCTGCAACTCGGACCCCATGCGCCAGGCCATCCAGAAGCATCTGGGCGCGGGGATGTTGTTCGTGGCGGCCGCCGGCAACGTGAACGCCAACATCGACGTCGCCGAGAGCTGGCCCGCCAAGCACCAGCTGCCGAACATGCTCGTGGTCGCGGCCACCGACCGGAAGGACGCCCGGTGGAACCTGTCGAGCTACGGCCGACACACCGTGCACCTGGGCGCCCCGGGCGTGGACATCCTCAGCACCGTCCCTGGCAATGCCTACCAGAGCTTCAATGGCACCTCGATGGCCGCCCCTCACGTCACGGGGGTCGCGGGCCTGCTCGCGACCCAGGACCCCACCCGGGACTGGAAGGCCATCCGCAATCTCCTGCTCGCCGGGGGCCGCGCGATACCGGGCCTGTCGGGTGTCACCCTGACGGGCCGACGTCTGCGCGCCTGGGGCCCGGAGGGCAGTGGTGCGCTCAACTGCGAGGGTCAGAGCGTCACGCAGCGGATGAAGCCGGTGGTGAGCGCCGGCCGCATCGCGACCGTCGTCGGGTTCCCGATCTCCCTCGCCGTGCTGAACATCCGCTGCGCCGAGCCCGCCGGAGCCGTCTCCGTGGATGTCTCGGGCAGCGCGGAGACGACCCTCCCCCTCGGGGATGAGGGCGAGGCCGAGGACCTGGCCGCCGGGGATGGCATCTACTCAGGACGTTTCACCCCGACCACGCCGGGCACCTACACGCTCACCTTCCCGGGTGGAGAGTCGATCGCCGTCGACGTGTTCAATCACTATGGCCCCGCGCGGCAGCAGCCCTCCACCTACGAGGTCATGACCGAGGCGAACACCCATGTGGTGGGAGCCTCGGATGAGACGACCAGCATCCTCTCCACGCCCTTTCCCATCCGGTTCGCCGGGATGACTCCGGGCTTCTCCACCCTGTACGTGAACAGCAACGGGTACATCACCTTCGCGCCCGTGCCGTCGGCCTCGGGCAATACCCCCCTGCCCTCCACGTTCTTCCCGTCGGCGCTCCTTCCCCTCTGGCAGAACCTGGAGGTGCCGGGAGTCGAGCCCTCGGGTCTGTACCACGAGACCCTGGGCACCTCGCCCCACCGCAAGTTCGTAATCGAGTGGCGCGACGTGGCGATCTCTCCCATCTTCCCGACCCAGCCCCTGAAGTTCCAGGTGGTGTTCTTCGAGGACAGCTCGGACATCGCGTTCAACTACGCCAATGTCTTCTACGGCGACGAGGAGTTCCCGGAGCTGGACAACGGGGCCAGCGCCACGGTGGGCATCCAGTTGCTGCCCACGGTGGTCCAGCAGTACAGCTACCTGGAGCCCAAGCTGAACAACGGCACCTCGCTGCTGTTCAGGACGCTCGCGTCGTCGAACGTGCTGGAGGTCACCGCCCCGGTCCTCACGACCAGTTCCCCGAAGGAAGGCACCCCCGTCACCCTCCAGGCCTCCTTCAGCACGCCCAACGCATCAGACGGACCGTGGACGGTCGAGTGGAACTGCCAGCATCAGGGAGGAGTCTTCGTGGCCGAGTCGGAGCAGTCCCATCCCGAGCCGGGTCCCGTCACCCAGAGCTGCCACTACTCCGCCCAGGGAACCTACACCGTGGCCCTCAGGGTCACGAGCCGCTCCGGGGAGCACTCGGAGGTCCAGTCGACGACCTTCGACGTCGCCGACGTGAGCCCGAGAATCCTCTCGTTCACGGCCACTCCGCAGAGCGGAGCCGAGTCCCTGGAGGTGCGGTTCACGGTCGAGGCCACGACGGGCGCCGCGAACGGGCAGGTCGACGCGGTGGTCGACTATCAGTGGGACTTCGATGGAGACGGGACCTTCGACACGGTCACGACGGCGCCCCAGGCCCAGCACCTGTATGACGACAACCCCGCGACGGGGAGCACCTTCCGCGCCAAGGTCCGGGTCCGGGATCCGGACAGCGCCACCGACGCGGTGCTGCCGGTGACCGTGACGAACGCGCCGCCCGTGATCACCCCGATCACCAGCCAGAAGGCGGTCTGCGGGACGGAGTACACGCTTCAGCTCTCCGCATCGGACCCCGGCCGGGACACGCTCTCCTTCGCGTTGAATCAGTCTCCCTCGGGCATGACGATCACCCCCACGGGGCTGATCCGGTGGACTCCCAACTTGAGCCAGAACCAATGCGGGTGGTGGCAAAAGAGCCAGTCCCATGACGTGAAGGTCGATGTCTCGGATGGAGACGGTGCCACGACCCGCGCGGAGTTCAAGGTCCAGGCCTTCAAGCCAGCCTCCAGCTTCTAG
- a CDS encoding DUF427 domain-containing protein codes for MRATLRGRVIAESADTVEVGGYHYFPRASVQMELLRPAPKTDSDRACPHGVQFYDVSDASGRSERAAWSYEAPQASMKRVDHWIGFWGDVELAP; via the coding sequence ATGAGAGCGACATTACGAGGCAGGGTGATCGCGGAGAGCGCCGACACCGTCGAGGTTGGCGGCTACCACTACTTTCCGCGTGCGTCTGTCCAGATGGAACTGCTTCGGCCCGCGCCGAAGACGGACAGCGACCGGGCGTGTCCGCATGGCGTCCAGTTCTACGATGTCTCGGACGCGAGCGGCCGGAGCGAGCGCGCGGCCTGGTCCTACGAGGCGCCCCAGGCGTCGATGAAGCGGGTCGACCACTGGATTGGCTTCTGGGGAGACGTCGAACTCGCTCCCTGA